The stretch of DNA AGTACGCGGGCGAGAGGCCCATGTGCCTCCCGGCCTCCCCCGACCCCATATTGACGGCGGGGATATACAGGGGCCTCTCCTCCAGGCTCGGGGATAGGGTGGTTCTAGCCCCCGTCATGTCGAGCGACGCCTTCTACGCCGAGACGCCCGAGGCTGCCGGGAGGTGGAGGAGCCTCGGCATGGCGGCTGTTGAGATGGAGCTCCACACCCTCTTCAGCATATCCTGGATACGGGGCTTCCGCTCGGCCGGGGTGCTCATAGTCTCCGACCTCCTCCTACCCGAGGGTTTCAAACGCATCACACCAGGGGAGCTTGCAAGGAGGGAGGTTGAGGTTGGCAGGGCTCTCCTCGAGGTCCTCACAGGAGGAGTCTAGACGCCCCCAGGCCCCCCTTAGTCTGGGCTGGCTCGGGTTCATAGGAGGCCTCCTCAAGGTGGTGTCGGCCCTCTACCTGGTGTTCATACTGGGCCTGTTCAGCAGCGTCAAGTCCGTCCTAGCCAGCGCGGAGAGGCTGGCCCTAGAGCTCGAGAGCCAGGGTGGCTTCGAAACCGGAGACGCTGC from Aeropyrum pernix K1 encodes:
- a CDS encoding purine-nucleoside phosphorylase, whose protein sequence is MRKPVHLEAGPGDVAPLVVAVGDPGRAERLATGLLEDARLVSSARGLKVYTGSFNGSEVTIATHGIGGPSAAVVFEELRMLGAEVLVRLGTSGGLSKDLRLGDVVVAAGAGCYWGSGGSIQYAGERPMCLPASPDPILTAGIYRGLSSRLGDRVVLAPVMSSDAFYAETPEAAGRWRSLGMAAVEMELHTLFSISWIRGFRSAGVLIVSDLLLPEGFKRITPGELARREVEVGRALLEVLTGGV